From the genome of Phycodurus eques isolate BA_2022a chromosome 22, UOR_Pequ_1.1, whole genome shotgun sequence, one region includes:
- the LOC133397436 gene encoding thyrotropin-releasing hormone-degrading ectoenzyme-like isoform X3: protein MTLAGLESGRKRFEKRRTSAASRWTSDPQLADDARRGATTTFWGIFFFGFSRATATFPHRTNHKKVVNGCTVMRITCQAPLPPLPPLRPSVTPPPSNPSEVRSRSRRAGAMRSGRGTSEQWAAAAPGGRPRAASVRGRLVPAFALAVLTLIAVTAAAVALGVRFEECGGPEEGAAAAATARPRRRGGERAAAEEAPWRASRLPGSLRPRHYDLRVAVRMDNFTFAGDVSIDVECVNATRFVVLHAHALQVSSVSVTADGPGGGAVRVQRHFLFPPNQMLVLVLHRELKAPRTYRVNVTFDAAIEDELLGFFRSSYTLDGERRFLAVTQFSPTHARKAFPCFDEPAYKATFSLSLRHDPQYTSLANMPVERGGGGDRDDDHDDDGGGGGWTTRRFARTPRMSTYYLAWAVCNFTSRETRGDGGVAIRLFARPDAVADGAGDYSLHIAKRLLGFYQDFFQVQYSLPKLDLLAVPKHPYAAMENWGLSVFAEQKILLDARVSSASYRMELTMVVVHEICHQWFGDLVTPVWWEDVWLKEGFAHYFEYVGTDFLFPKWNMEKQRFLTDVLHEVMLLDGLSSSHAISQEVKDAADIHRVFDWIAYKKGAALIRMLANVMGQRLFRKGLNDYLLSHMYGNAARDDLWRKLSEAMRSEGQGIDVGAVMDRWTLQMGYPVVTISKNQSERFATRYITVSQEHFLYGQDGRGNSSSLQWQVPLTVAMGNGSWVCSERLIWIHNKTETHRVSEMDDETWLLGNINQTGYFRVNYDLQNWKLLIQQLRANPQVISVGNRAGLIDDAFNLARAGYLPQGVPLQLIGYLAEEAAFLPWHAASRALYQLDKLLDRTDDYALFSDYVLKQVASRYHQMGWPSNAANGDGSVLRASYQTEELQRELIMLACSFGNKQCHRQAVAYVSDWISSNKNRLLNLSLTSDLVAEQDAIDVVVHVGRNPRGRNLAWRFFRDKWDVLNARYGEALFMNSRLIDGVTEFLNTDAELYELKDFIQSNGVGAGPALARALEVVEGNVRWHRLHRRHFYQWLRKAPSPAHR, encoded by the exons ATGACGCTCGCAGGACTTGAGAGTGGAAGGAAGCGATTTGAAAAGCGAAGAACGTCAGCTGCTTCTCGCTGGACTTCCGATCCTCAATTAGCGGACGATGCACGTCGAGgcgcaacaacaacattttgggggattttctTCTTTGGTTTCAGTCGAGCGACAGCGACATTTCCTCATCGAACTAATCATAAGAAGGTCGTCAACGGTTGCACTGTAATGAGGATCACGTGTCAAG ctcctcttcctcctctccctcCTTTGAGGCCTtccgtgaccccccccccctccaatccCAGCGAAGTTCGAAGTCGAAGCCGGCGGGCGGGCGCCATGCGCAGCGGGCGCGGGACGTCCGAGCAGTGGGCGGCGGCCGCGCCCGGGGGGCGCCCGCGGGCGGCGAGCGTCCGCGGGCGTCTGGTCCCGGCCTTCGCGCTGGCCGTCCTGACGCTCATCGCGGTGACCGCCGCGGCCGTGGCGCTGGGGGTCCGCTTCGAGGAGTGCGGGGGCCCCGAGGagggcgccgccgccgccgcgacgGCCCGGCCCCGCCGTCGCGGCGGCGagcgggcggcggcggaggaggcgCCGTGGCGGGCGAGCCGGCTGCCGGGCTCGCTCAGGCCGCGCCACTACGACCTCCGCGTGGCCGTCCGCATGGACAACTTCACCTTCGCCGGCGACGTCAGCATCGACGTGGAGTGCGTCAACGCCACCAGATTCGTCGTGCTGCACGCGCACGCGCTCCAG GTGTCGAGCGTGTCGGTGACGGCCGACGGGCCGGGGGGCGGAGCCGTCCGCGTCCAGCGCCACTTCCTGTTCCCGCCCAATCAGATGCTGGTGTTGGTCCTCCATCGAGAGCTCAAAGCTCCCCGGACGTATCGAGTCAACGTCACCTTCGACGCCGCCATCGAGGACGAGCTGCTCGGATTCTTCAGGAGCTCTTACACGCTCGACGGGGAGAGGcg CTTCCTGGCGGTGACCCAGTTCAGCCCGACGCACGCCCGCAAAGCGTTCCCGTGCTTCGACGAGCCGGCGTACAAGGCCACCTTCTCGCTGAGCCTGCGTCACGACCCGCAGTACACGTCTCTGGCCAACATGCCGGTGgagcgcggcggcggcggcgaccgCGACGACGAccacgacgacgacggcggcggcggcggctggaCGACCCGACGCTTCGCACGCACGCCTCGCATGTCCACGTACTACCTGGCCTGGGCCGTGTGCAACTTCACGTCCAGAGAGACGCGCGGCGACGGCGGAGTGGCG ATCCGTTTGTTCGCGCGACCGGACGCCGTCGCCGACGGCGCCGGCGACTACTCGCTTCACATCGCCAAGAGGCTTCTGGGCTTCTACCAGGACTTCTTCCAGGTCCAGTACTCGCTGCCCAAACTGG ACTTGCTGGCGGTGCCCAAGCACCCGTACGCCGCCATGGAGAACTGGGGCCTGAGCGTTTTCGCGGAGCAGAAGATCCTGCTGGACGCCCGAGTGTCGTCGGCGTCCTACCGGATGGAGCTGACCATGGTGGTCGTCCACGAGATCTGCCACCAG TGGTTCGGCGACCTGGTGACGCCGGTGTGGTGGGAAGACGTGTGGTTGAAGGAAGGCTTCGCTCACTACTTCGAGTACGTCGGCACCGACTTCCTCTTCCCGAAGTGGAACATG GAGAAGCAACGATTCCTGACGGACGTCCTCCACGAGGTCATGTTGCTGGATGGCCTGAGCTCCTCTCATGCCATCTCGCAGGAGGTGAAGGACGCCGCCGACATCCACCGCGTTTTCGACTGGATCGCATACAAAAAA GGGGCAGCGCTGATCCGGATGCTGGCCAACGTGATGGGACAGAGACTCTTCCGGAAAGGACTGAAC GATTATCTGCTGAGTCACATGTACGGCAACGCGGCGCGCGACGACCTGTGGAGGAAACTGTCTGAG GCCATGCGGTCGGAGGGGCAGGGCATCGACGTCGGCGCCGTGATGGACAGGTGGACTCTGCAAATGGGATACCCCGTCGTCACCATCAGCAAGAACCAATCGGAGCGTTTCGCCACGCGTTACATCACCGTCAGCCAGGAGCATTTCCTGTACGGGCAGGACGGGAGGGGCAACAGCAG cagtTTACAGTGGCAGGTGCCGTTGACGGTTGCCATGGGAAACGGGTCCTGGGTGTGTTCCGAGAGGCTCATCTGGATCCACAACAAGACCG AAACTCACAGGGTGAGCGAGATGGACGACGAGACCTGGTTGCTCGGCAACATCAACCAGACGGGATACTTCCGCGTCAACTACGACCTCCAAAACTGGAAGTTGCTGATTCAGCAGCTCCGCGCCAACCCTCAG GTCATCTCCGTTGGCAACCGCGCCGGACTCATTGATGACGCCTTCAACCTTGCCAG GGCGGGTTACCTCCCCCAGGGCGTCCCGCTGCAGCTGATTGGCTACCTGGCCGAGGAGGCGGCCTTCCTGCCGTGGCACGCCGCCAGCCGGGCGCTCTACCAGCTCGACAAGCTGCTCGACCGCACTGACGACTACGCGCTCTTCAGC gaCTACGTGCTGAAGCAAGTGGCGTCGCGCTACCATCAGATGGGCTGGCCTAGCAACGCGGCTAACGGCGACGGCAGCGTCCTGCGGGCGTCCTACCAGACCGA GGAGCTGCAGCGGGAGCTCATCATGTTAGCATGTAGCTTTGGAAACAAACAGTGCCACCGCCAGGCCGTCGCGTACGTCTCAGACTGGATTTCCAGCAACAAGAACAG GTTGCTAAACTTGTCGCTGACGTCCGACCTGGTGGCCGAGCAGGACGCCATCGACGTCGTGGTTCACGTGGGCCGAAACCCTCGAGGCAGGAACCTGGCGTGGAGATTCTTCCGCGATAAGTGGGACGTCCTCAACGCGCG GTACGGCGAGGCGCTCTTCATGAACTCCAGGCTGATCGACGGCGTGACCGAGTTCCTCAACACGGACGCGGAGCTCTACGAG CTGAAGGACTTCATCCAATCAAACGGCGTGGGGGCGGGGCCTGCATTAGCGCGGGCACTGGAGGTCGTGGAGGGCAACGTGCGCTGGCACCGCCTCCACCGGCGACACTTCTACCAATGGCTGCGCAAAGCTCCCAGCCCCGCCCACCGCTAA
- the LOC133397436 gene encoding thyrotropin-releasing hormone-degrading ectoenzyme-like isoform X2, whose protein sequence is MTLAGLESGRKRFEKRRTSAASRWTSDPQLADDARRGATTTFWGIFFFGFSRATATFPHRTNHKKVVNGCTVMRITCQAPLPPLPPLRPSVTPPPSNPSEVRSRSRRAGAMRSGRGTSEQWAAAAPGGRPRAASVRGRLVPAFALAVLTLIAVTAAAVALGVRFEECGGPEEGAAAAATARPRRRGGERAAAEEAPWRASRLPGSLRPRHYDLRVAVRMDNFTFAGDVSIDVECVNATRFVVLHAHALQVSSVSVTADGPGGGAVRVQRHFLFPPNQMLVLVLHRELKAPRTYRVNVTFDAAIEDELLGFFRSSYTLDGERRFLAVTQFSPTHARKAFPCFDEPAYKATFSLSLRHDPQYTSLANMPVERGGGGDRDDDHDDDGGGGGWTTRRFARTPRMSTYYLAWAVCNFTSRETRGDGGVAIRLFARPDAVADGAGDYSLHIAKRLLGFYQDFFQVQYSLPKLDLLAVPKHPYAAMENWGLSVFAEQKILLDARVSSASYRMELTMVVVHEICHQWFGDLVTPVWWEDVWLKEGFAHYFEYVGTDFLFPKWNMEKQRFLTDVLHEVMLLDGLSSSHAISQEVKDAADIHRVFDWIAYKKGAALIRMLANVMGQRLFRKGLNDYLLSHMYGNAARDDLWRKLSEAMRSEGQGIDVGAVMDRWTLQMGYPVVTISKNQSERFATRYITVSQEHFLYGQDGRGNSSLQWQVPLTVAMGNGSWVCSERLIWIHNKTETHRVSEMDDETWLLGNINQTGYFRVNYDLQNWKLLIQQLRANPQVISVGNRAGLIDDAFNLARAGYLPQGVPLQLIGYLAEEAAFLPWHAASRALYQLDKLLDRTDDYALFSDYVLKQVASRYHQMGWPSNAANGDGSVLRASYQTEELQRELIMLACSFGNKQCHRQAVAYVSDWISSNKNRIPPNIRDVIYCTGVSLMDEDVWEFIWMKFHSSNAVSEKKILLEALTCSDDTFLLNRLLNLSLTSDLVAEQDAIDVVVHVGRNPRGRNLAWRFFRDKWDVLNARYGEALFMNSRLIDGVTEFLNTDAELYELKDFIQSNGVGAGPALARALEVVEGNVRWHRLHRRHFYQWLRKAPSPAHR, encoded by the exons ATGACGCTCGCAGGACTTGAGAGTGGAAGGAAGCGATTTGAAAAGCGAAGAACGTCAGCTGCTTCTCGCTGGACTTCCGATCCTCAATTAGCGGACGATGCACGTCGAGgcgcaacaacaacattttgggggattttctTCTTTGGTTTCAGTCGAGCGACAGCGACATTTCCTCATCGAACTAATCATAAGAAGGTCGTCAACGGTTGCACTGTAATGAGGATCACGTGTCAAG ctcctcttcctcctctccctcCTTTGAGGCCTtccgtgaccccccccccctccaatccCAGCGAAGTTCGAAGTCGAAGCCGGCGGGCGGGCGCCATGCGCAGCGGGCGCGGGACGTCCGAGCAGTGGGCGGCGGCCGCGCCCGGGGGGCGCCCGCGGGCGGCGAGCGTCCGCGGGCGTCTGGTCCCGGCCTTCGCGCTGGCCGTCCTGACGCTCATCGCGGTGACCGCCGCGGCCGTGGCGCTGGGGGTCCGCTTCGAGGAGTGCGGGGGCCCCGAGGagggcgccgccgccgccgcgacgGCCCGGCCCCGCCGTCGCGGCGGCGagcgggcggcggcggaggaggcgCCGTGGCGGGCGAGCCGGCTGCCGGGCTCGCTCAGGCCGCGCCACTACGACCTCCGCGTGGCCGTCCGCATGGACAACTTCACCTTCGCCGGCGACGTCAGCATCGACGTGGAGTGCGTCAACGCCACCAGATTCGTCGTGCTGCACGCGCACGCGCTCCAG GTGTCGAGCGTGTCGGTGACGGCCGACGGGCCGGGGGGCGGAGCCGTCCGCGTCCAGCGCCACTTCCTGTTCCCGCCCAATCAGATGCTGGTGTTGGTCCTCCATCGAGAGCTCAAAGCTCCCCGGACGTATCGAGTCAACGTCACCTTCGACGCCGCCATCGAGGACGAGCTGCTCGGATTCTTCAGGAGCTCTTACACGCTCGACGGGGAGAGGcg CTTCCTGGCGGTGACCCAGTTCAGCCCGACGCACGCCCGCAAAGCGTTCCCGTGCTTCGACGAGCCGGCGTACAAGGCCACCTTCTCGCTGAGCCTGCGTCACGACCCGCAGTACACGTCTCTGGCCAACATGCCGGTGgagcgcggcggcggcggcgaccgCGACGACGAccacgacgacgacggcggcggcggcggctggaCGACCCGACGCTTCGCACGCACGCCTCGCATGTCCACGTACTACCTGGCCTGGGCCGTGTGCAACTTCACGTCCAGAGAGACGCGCGGCGACGGCGGAGTGGCG ATCCGTTTGTTCGCGCGACCGGACGCCGTCGCCGACGGCGCCGGCGACTACTCGCTTCACATCGCCAAGAGGCTTCTGGGCTTCTACCAGGACTTCTTCCAGGTCCAGTACTCGCTGCCCAAACTGG ACTTGCTGGCGGTGCCCAAGCACCCGTACGCCGCCATGGAGAACTGGGGCCTGAGCGTTTTCGCGGAGCAGAAGATCCTGCTGGACGCCCGAGTGTCGTCGGCGTCCTACCGGATGGAGCTGACCATGGTGGTCGTCCACGAGATCTGCCACCAG TGGTTCGGCGACCTGGTGACGCCGGTGTGGTGGGAAGACGTGTGGTTGAAGGAAGGCTTCGCTCACTACTTCGAGTACGTCGGCACCGACTTCCTCTTCCCGAAGTGGAACATG GAGAAGCAACGATTCCTGACGGACGTCCTCCACGAGGTCATGTTGCTGGATGGCCTGAGCTCCTCTCATGCCATCTCGCAGGAGGTGAAGGACGCCGCCGACATCCACCGCGTTTTCGACTGGATCGCATACAAAAAA GGGGCAGCGCTGATCCGGATGCTGGCCAACGTGATGGGACAGAGACTCTTCCGGAAAGGACTGAAC GATTATCTGCTGAGTCACATGTACGGCAACGCGGCGCGCGACGACCTGTGGAGGAAACTGTCTGAG GCCATGCGGTCGGAGGGGCAGGGCATCGACGTCGGCGCCGTGATGGACAGGTGGACTCTGCAAATGGGATACCCCGTCGTCACCATCAGCAAGAACCAATCGGAGCGTTTCGCCACGCGTTACATCACCGTCAGCCAGGAGCATTTCCTGTACGGGCAGGACGGGAGGGGCAACAGCAG tTTACAGTGGCAGGTGCCGTTGACGGTTGCCATGGGAAACGGGTCCTGGGTGTGTTCCGAGAGGCTCATCTGGATCCACAACAAGACCG AAACTCACAGGGTGAGCGAGATGGACGACGAGACCTGGTTGCTCGGCAACATCAACCAGACGGGATACTTCCGCGTCAACTACGACCTCCAAAACTGGAAGTTGCTGATTCAGCAGCTCCGCGCCAACCCTCAG GTCATCTCCGTTGGCAACCGCGCCGGACTCATTGATGACGCCTTCAACCTTGCCAG GGCGGGTTACCTCCCCCAGGGCGTCCCGCTGCAGCTGATTGGCTACCTGGCCGAGGAGGCGGCCTTCCTGCCGTGGCACGCCGCCAGCCGGGCGCTCTACCAGCTCGACAAGCTGCTCGACCGCACTGACGACTACGCGCTCTTCAGC gaCTACGTGCTGAAGCAAGTGGCGTCGCGCTACCATCAGATGGGCTGGCCTAGCAACGCGGCTAACGGCGACGGCAGCGTCCTGCGGGCGTCCTACCAGACCGA GGAGCTGCAGCGGGAGCTCATCATGTTAGCATGTAGCTTTGGAAACAAACAGTGCCACCGCCAGGCCGTCGCGTACGTCTCAGACTGGATTTCCAGCAACAAGAACAG GATCCCTCCCAATATCCGTGACGTGATTTACTGCACGGGTGTAAGTCTGATGGACGAGGACGTGTGGGAGTTCATCTGGATGAAGTTCCACTCGTCGAACGCCGTCTCCGAGAAGAAGATCCTGCTGGAGGCGCTCACGTGCTCCGACGACACCTTCCTGCTCAACAG GTTGCTAAACTTGTCGCTGACGTCCGACCTGGTGGCCGAGCAGGACGCCATCGACGTCGTGGTTCACGTGGGCCGAAACCCTCGAGGCAGGAACCTGGCGTGGAGATTCTTCCGCGATAAGTGGGACGTCCTCAACGCGCG GTACGGCGAGGCGCTCTTCATGAACTCCAGGCTGATCGACGGCGTGACCGAGTTCCTCAACACGGACGCGGAGCTCTACGAG CTGAAGGACTTCATCCAATCAAACGGCGTGGGGGCGGGGCCTGCATTAGCGCGGGCACTGGAGGTCGTGGAGGGCAACGTGCGCTGGCACCGCCTCCACCGGCGACACTTCTACCAATGGCTGCGCAAAGCTCCCAGCCCCGCCCACCGCTAA
- the LOC133397436 gene encoding thyrotropin-releasing hormone-degrading ectoenzyme-like isoform X1: protein MTLAGLESGRKRFEKRRTSAASRWTSDPQLADDARRGATTTFWGIFFFGFSRATATFPHRTNHKKVVNGCTVMRITCQAPLPPLPPLRPSVTPPPSNPSEVRSRSRRAGAMRSGRGTSEQWAAAAPGGRPRAASVRGRLVPAFALAVLTLIAVTAAAVALGVRFEECGGPEEGAAAAATARPRRRGGERAAAEEAPWRASRLPGSLRPRHYDLRVAVRMDNFTFAGDVSIDVECVNATRFVVLHAHALQVSSVSVTADGPGGGAVRVQRHFLFPPNQMLVLVLHRELKAPRTYRVNVTFDAAIEDELLGFFRSSYTLDGERRFLAVTQFSPTHARKAFPCFDEPAYKATFSLSLRHDPQYTSLANMPVERGGGGDRDDDHDDDGGGGGWTTRRFARTPRMSTYYLAWAVCNFTSRETRGDGGVAIRLFARPDAVADGAGDYSLHIAKRLLGFYQDFFQVQYSLPKLDLLAVPKHPYAAMENWGLSVFAEQKILLDARVSSASYRMELTMVVVHEICHQWFGDLVTPVWWEDVWLKEGFAHYFEYVGTDFLFPKWNMEKQRFLTDVLHEVMLLDGLSSSHAISQEVKDAADIHRVFDWIAYKKGAALIRMLANVMGQRLFRKGLNDYLLSHMYGNAARDDLWRKLSEAMRSEGQGIDVGAVMDRWTLQMGYPVVTISKNQSERFATRYITVSQEHFLYGQDGRGNSSSLQWQVPLTVAMGNGSWVCSERLIWIHNKTETHRVSEMDDETWLLGNINQTGYFRVNYDLQNWKLLIQQLRANPQVISVGNRAGLIDDAFNLARAGYLPQGVPLQLIGYLAEEAAFLPWHAASRALYQLDKLLDRTDDYALFSDYVLKQVASRYHQMGWPSNAANGDGSVLRASYQTEELQRELIMLACSFGNKQCHRQAVAYVSDWISSNKNRIPPNIRDVIYCTGVSLMDEDVWEFIWMKFHSSNAVSEKKILLEALTCSDDTFLLNRLLNLSLTSDLVAEQDAIDVVVHVGRNPRGRNLAWRFFRDKWDVLNARYGEALFMNSRLIDGVTEFLNTDAELYELKDFIQSNGVGAGPALARALEVVEGNVRWHRLHRRHFYQWLRKAPSPAHR from the exons ATGACGCTCGCAGGACTTGAGAGTGGAAGGAAGCGATTTGAAAAGCGAAGAACGTCAGCTGCTTCTCGCTGGACTTCCGATCCTCAATTAGCGGACGATGCACGTCGAGgcgcaacaacaacattttgggggattttctTCTTTGGTTTCAGTCGAGCGACAGCGACATTTCCTCATCGAACTAATCATAAGAAGGTCGTCAACGGTTGCACTGTAATGAGGATCACGTGTCAAG ctcctcttcctcctctccctcCTTTGAGGCCTtccgtgaccccccccccctccaatccCAGCGAAGTTCGAAGTCGAAGCCGGCGGGCGGGCGCCATGCGCAGCGGGCGCGGGACGTCCGAGCAGTGGGCGGCGGCCGCGCCCGGGGGGCGCCCGCGGGCGGCGAGCGTCCGCGGGCGTCTGGTCCCGGCCTTCGCGCTGGCCGTCCTGACGCTCATCGCGGTGACCGCCGCGGCCGTGGCGCTGGGGGTCCGCTTCGAGGAGTGCGGGGGCCCCGAGGagggcgccgccgccgccgcgacgGCCCGGCCCCGCCGTCGCGGCGGCGagcgggcggcggcggaggaggcgCCGTGGCGGGCGAGCCGGCTGCCGGGCTCGCTCAGGCCGCGCCACTACGACCTCCGCGTGGCCGTCCGCATGGACAACTTCACCTTCGCCGGCGACGTCAGCATCGACGTGGAGTGCGTCAACGCCACCAGATTCGTCGTGCTGCACGCGCACGCGCTCCAG GTGTCGAGCGTGTCGGTGACGGCCGACGGGCCGGGGGGCGGAGCCGTCCGCGTCCAGCGCCACTTCCTGTTCCCGCCCAATCAGATGCTGGTGTTGGTCCTCCATCGAGAGCTCAAAGCTCCCCGGACGTATCGAGTCAACGTCACCTTCGACGCCGCCATCGAGGACGAGCTGCTCGGATTCTTCAGGAGCTCTTACACGCTCGACGGGGAGAGGcg CTTCCTGGCGGTGACCCAGTTCAGCCCGACGCACGCCCGCAAAGCGTTCCCGTGCTTCGACGAGCCGGCGTACAAGGCCACCTTCTCGCTGAGCCTGCGTCACGACCCGCAGTACACGTCTCTGGCCAACATGCCGGTGgagcgcggcggcggcggcgaccgCGACGACGAccacgacgacgacggcggcggcggcggctggaCGACCCGACGCTTCGCACGCACGCCTCGCATGTCCACGTACTACCTGGCCTGGGCCGTGTGCAACTTCACGTCCAGAGAGACGCGCGGCGACGGCGGAGTGGCG ATCCGTTTGTTCGCGCGACCGGACGCCGTCGCCGACGGCGCCGGCGACTACTCGCTTCACATCGCCAAGAGGCTTCTGGGCTTCTACCAGGACTTCTTCCAGGTCCAGTACTCGCTGCCCAAACTGG ACTTGCTGGCGGTGCCCAAGCACCCGTACGCCGCCATGGAGAACTGGGGCCTGAGCGTTTTCGCGGAGCAGAAGATCCTGCTGGACGCCCGAGTGTCGTCGGCGTCCTACCGGATGGAGCTGACCATGGTGGTCGTCCACGAGATCTGCCACCAG TGGTTCGGCGACCTGGTGACGCCGGTGTGGTGGGAAGACGTGTGGTTGAAGGAAGGCTTCGCTCACTACTTCGAGTACGTCGGCACCGACTTCCTCTTCCCGAAGTGGAACATG GAGAAGCAACGATTCCTGACGGACGTCCTCCACGAGGTCATGTTGCTGGATGGCCTGAGCTCCTCTCATGCCATCTCGCAGGAGGTGAAGGACGCCGCCGACATCCACCGCGTTTTCGACTGGATCGCATACAAAAAA GGGGCAGCGCTGATCCGGATGCTGGCCAACGTGATGGGACAGAGACTCTTCCGGAAAGGACTGAAC GATTATCTGCTGAGTCACATGTACGGCAACGCGGCGCGCGACGACCTGTGGAGGAAACTGTCTGAG GCCATGCGGTCGGAGGGGCAGGGCATCGACGTCGGCGCCGTGATGGACAGGTGGACTCTGCAAATGGGATACCCCGTCGTCACCATCAGCAAGAACCAATCGGAGCGTTTCGCCACGCGTTACATCACCGTCAGCCAGGAGCATTTCCTGTACGGGCAGGACGGGAGGGGCAACAGCAG cagtTTACAGTGGCAGGTGCCGTTGACGGTTGCCATGGGAAACGGGTCCTGGGTGTGTTCCGAGAGGCTCATCTGGATCCACAACAAGACCG AAACTCACAGGGTGAGCGAGATGGACGACGAGACCTGGTTGCTCGGCAACATCAACCAGACGGGATACTTCCGCGTCAACTACGACCTCCAAAACTGGAAGTTGCTGATTCAGCAGCTCCGCGCCAACCCTCAG GTCATCTCCGTTGGCAACCGCGCCGGACTCATTGATGACGCCTTCAACCTTGCCAG GGCGGGTTACCTCCCCCAGGGCGTCCCGCTGCAGCTGATTGGCTACCTGGCCGAGGAGGCGGCCTTCCTGCCGTGGCACGCCGCCAGCCGGGCGCTCTACCAGCTCGACAAGCTGCTCGACCGCACTGACGACTACGCGCTCTTCAGC gaCTACGTGCTGAAGCAAGTGGCGTCGCGCTACCATCAGATGGGCTGGCCTAGCAACGCGGCTAACGGCGACGGCAGCGTCCTGCGGGCGTCCTACCAGACCGA GGAGCTGCAGCGGGAGCTCATCATGTTAGCATGTAGCTTTGGAAACAAACAGTGCCACCGCCAGGCCGTCGCGTACGTCTCAGACTGGATTTCCAGCAACAAGAACAG GATCCCTCCCAATATCCGTGACGTGATTTACTGCACGGGTGTAAGTCTGATGGACGAGGACGTGTGGGAGTTCATCTGGATGAAGTTCCACTCGTCGAACGCCGTCTCCGAGAAGAAGATCCTGCTGGAGGCGCTCACGTGCTCCGACGACACCTTCCTGCTCAACAG GTTGCTAAACTTGTCGCTGACGTCCGACCTGGTGGCCGAGCAGGACGCCATCGACGTCGTGGTTCACGTGGGCCGAAACCCTCGAGGCAGGAACCTGGCGTGGAGATTCTTCCGCGATAAGTGGGACGTCCTCAACGCGCG GTACGGCGAGGCGCTCTTCATGAACTCCAGGCTGATCGACGGCGTGACCGAGTTCCTCAACACGGACGCGGAGCTCTACGAG CTGAAGGACTTCATCCAATCAAACGGCGTGGGGGCGGGGCCTGCATTAGCGCGGGCACTGGAGGTCGTGGAGGGCAACGTGCGCTGGCACCGCCTCCACCGGCGACACTTCTACCAATGGCTGCGCAAAGCTCCCAGCCCCGCCCACCGCTAA